In Bacillus sp. FJAT-45037, the following are encoded in one genomic region:
- the proC gene encoding pyrroline-5-carboxylate reductase, with product MLQHKKIAFIGAGNMAEAIFSGLIHQEKVMADQIHVTNRSNYDRLNHLRETYGVEVSTSNEEVLKDADIVILAMKPIGVKDAVNEIRSLTSENQLILSVLAGITTEYISDLLGHNAPVVRVMPNTSAAVGSSATVIAPGEYASEDDLTVTEELFKAVGMVKQVEECDVDSFTAIAGSGPAYMYYLVEGMYESLDELNLDQELGEKVIIQMMQGAIDLLKSSDLSPRELYLNVKSPGGTTEAGLNVLEDNDYQDIIMKCIKGAAERSRDITKELSTLPEKTLN from the coding sequence GTGCTACAACATAAAAAGATCGCTTTTATTGGAGCAGGGAATATGGCAGAAGCTATTTTTTCAGGATTAATTCACCAAGAGAAAGTAATGGCCGATCAAATTCATGTTACAAACCGCTCTAATTATGATCGACTGAACCACCTACGTGAAACATATGGTGTAGAAGTGAGCACTAGTAATGAAGAAGTTTTAAAAGATGCCGATATCGTCATTCTTGCTATGAAGCCAATTGGAGTGAAGGATGCGGTTAATGAAATTCGATCGCTAACTTCTGAAAACCAACTAATTTTATCGGTTCTTGCCGGAATTACGACTGAATACATTTCTGACTTACTTGGTCACAATGCACCAGTTGTTCGTGTAATGCCTAACACATCCGCTGCAGTTGGATCATCTGCAACAGTGATTGCTCCCGGTGAGTATGCTAGTGAGGACGACCTTACTGTAACAGAGGAGTTGTTCAAGGCTGTTGGGATGGTAAAACAAGTCGAAGAGTGTGATGTTGATAGTTTTACAGCGATCGCTGGAAGTGGGCCTGCCTATATGTACTATTTAGTTGAAGGAATGTATGAATCCCTTGACGAGCTAAACTTAGATCAAGAACTTGGTGAAAAGGTAATCATCCAAATGATGCAAGGCGCGATCGACTTGTTAAAGTCTAGTGACCTGTCCCCTAGAGAGTTGTATCTAAATGTTAAGAGTCCTGGTGGCACAACAGAGGCTGGACTAAATGTTCTTGAAGACAATGACTATCAAGACATTATCATGAAATGCATTAAAGGAGCTGCCGAACGCTCTCGCGATATCACGAAGGAACTATCTACGCTACCCGAAAAAACACTAAACTAA